In the genome of Populus trichocarpa isolate Nisqually-1 chromosome 6, P.trichocarpa_v4.1, whole genome shotgun sequence, one region contains:
- the LOC7491984 gene encoding fatty-acid-binding protein 2 isoform X2 has protein sequence MRNNWLLFMDLNGESQYTFPLEPLLSQGFGAILFSQISSFVDNPLHQSGFLHVPETMAFQEALNHVSKLAGGLIFWFTSASSSNLSRQISGNQRSPRPGSCKSPAQVKNSTSTRHDLAGLGFGSISKGESSHPVVFSKISNFVMRLLHREAERRQSFPVLSLAAALIPPFGNLSSKLLAIPGENDDVPVHASTGQRPCEVERSGCPGLSFPDLNWTRHAVEPRTGIEFPMLLDILAGQNRSRLTSEVLVATGSRTMTIIRIKTLKIYAFGFYVHPNSVCKKLGPKYASVPMGELNKRRDFYEDLLREDISMTVRLVINCNGIKINTVKDAFEKSLRNRLAKIASALNGIGAGNSS, from the exons ATGAGGAACAATTGGTTGTTGTTCATGGATTTAAATGGAGAATCTCAATATACGTTTCCCTTAGAACCCCTATTGTCACAAGGATTTGGGGCTATTCTCTTTTCTCAAATTAGTTCATTTGTTGACAACCCGTTGCACCAATCGGGATTCTTACATGTCCCTGAaacaatggcttttcaagaagCTTTGAACCACGTGTCGAAGCTTGCTGGtggtttgattttttggttCACTAGCGCATCCAGTTCAAATTTGAGTCGGCAAATATCAGGCAATCAGCGTTCTCCCCGACCAGGAAGCTGTAAATCTCCTGCACAAGTTAAGAACTCTACTTCTACTAGACATGATCTTGCTGGGTTAGGCTTCGGTTCCATATCAAAAGGAGAATCTTCACATCCTGTGGTTTTTAGTAAGATTTCAAATTTCGTGATGAGGCTTCTACACAGGGAAGCTGAAAGACGTCAATCATTCCCTGTGCTCTCATTAGCTGCTGCTCTGATACCACCATTTGGCAACTT ATCTTCAAAGTTACTAGCTATTCCTGGGGAGAATGACGATGTACCAGTACATGCATCCACTGGTCAAAGGCCTTGTGAAGTTGAGCGTTCTGGATGTCCAGGCCTCTCATTTCCTGATTTAAACTGGACAAGGCATGCTGTTGAGCCCAGAACGGGCATTGAGTTCCCAATGCTTTTGGACATCTTAGCTGGGCAGAATAGATCTAGATTAACTTCAGAG GTCCTTGTTGCCACTGGATCCAGAACTATGACAATAATCAGAATAAAGACTCTGAAGATTTATGCATTTGGTTTTT ATGTTCATCCTAATTCTGTCTGCAAAAAACTGGGCCCAAAGTATGCTTCCGTTCCAATGGGTGAATTAAATAAACGCCGTGACTTTTACGAGGATCTTCTCAG GGAAGACATCTCCATGACTGTTCGACTTGTGATTAACTGCAATGGGATTAAAATCAACACTGTTAAAGA TGCCTTTGAAAAATCACTTCGAAACCGTTTGGCAAAG ATTGCATCAGCTTTAAATGGAATTGGTGCAGGGAACAGTAGTTGA
- the LOC7491984 gene encoding fatty-acid-binding protein 2 isoform X1 → MRNNWLLFMDLNGESQYTFPLEPLLSQGFGAILFSQISSFVDNPLHQSGFLHVPETMAFQEALNHVSKLAGGLIFWFTSASSSNLSRQISGNQRSPRPGSCKSPAQVKNSTSTRHDLAGLGFGSISKGESSHPVVFSKISNFVMRLLHREAERRQSFPVLSLAAALIPPFGNLSSKLLAIPGENDDVPVHASTGQRPCEVERSGCPGLSFPDLNWTRHAVEPRTGIEFPMLLDILAGQNRSRLTSEVLVATGSRTMTIIRIKTLKIYAFGFYVHPNSVCKKLGPKYASVPMGELNKRRDFYEDLLREDISMTVRLVINCNGIKINTVKDAFEKSLRNRLAKTNPDTDYNCLTTFGSFFTKDVPLPVGTVVDFRRTADGQLITEIGGNQIGAVRSKDLCRAFFDMYIGDIPVSEQTKEEIGKNVACIIGKC, encoded by the exons ATGAGGAACAATTGGTTGTTGTTCATGGATTTAAATGGAGAATCTCAATATACGTTTCCCTTAGAACCCCTATTGTCACAAGGATTTGGGGCTATTCTCTTTTCTCAAATTAGTTCATTTGTTGACAACCCGTTGCACCAATCGGGATTCTTACATGTCCCTGAaacaatggcttttcaagaagCTTTGAACCACGTGTCGAAGCTTGCTGGtggtttgattttttggttCACTAGCGCATCCAGTTCAAATTTGAGTCGGCAAATATCAGGCAATCAGCGTTCTCCCCGACCAGGAAGCTGTAAATCTCCTGCACAAGTTAAGAACTCTACTTCTACTAGACATGATCTTGCTGGGTTAGGCTTCGGTTCCATATCAAAAGGAGAATCTTCACATCCTGTGGTTTTTAGTAAGATTTCAAATTTCGTGATGAGGCTTCTACACAGGGAAGCTGAAAGACGTCAATCATTCCCTGTGCTCTCATTAGCTGCTGCTCTGATACCACCATTTGGCAACTT ATCTTCAAAGTTACTAGCTATTCCTGGGGAGAATGACGATGTACCAGTACATGCATCCACTGGTCAAAGGCCTTGTGAAGTTGAGCGTTCTGGATGTCCAGGCCTCTCATTTCCTGATTTAAACTGGACAAGGCATGCTGTTGAGCCCAGAACGGGCATTGAGTTCCCAATGCTTTTGGACATCTTAGCTGGGCAGAATAGATCTAGATTAACTTCAGAG GTCCTTGTTGCCACTGGATCCAGAACTATGACAATAATCAGAATAAAGACTCTGAAGATTTATGCATTTGGTTTTT ATGTTCATCCTAATTCTGTCTGCAAAAAACTGGGCCCAAAGTATGCTTCCGTTCCAATGGGTGAATTAAATAAACGCCGTGACTTTTACGAGGATCTTCTCAG GGAAGACATCTCCATGACTGTTCGACTTGTGATTAACTGCAATGGGATTAAAATCAACACTGTTAAAGA TGCCTTTGAAAAATCACTTCGAAACCGTTTGGCAAAG ACGAACCCGGACACTGATTACAATTGCCTGACAACATTTGGTTCATTCTTCACAAAAGATGTCCCACTACCTGTG GGAACAGTAGTTGATTTTCGAAGAACAGCTGATGGGCAACTAATAACTGAAA TTGGAGGTAACCAAATTGGAGCAGTTCGTAGCAAAGATTTATGTA GGGCTTTCTTTGACATGTACATAGGAGATATTCCTGTCTCAGAGCAAACTAAGGAAGAGATTGGCAAGAATGTTGCCTGCATTATTGGGAAGTGCTAA